Proteins encoded within one genomic window of Triticum aestivum cultivar Chinese Spring chromosome 2D, IWGSC CS RefSeq v2.1, whole genome shotgun sequence:
- the LOC123056015 gene encoding phosphoenolpyruvate carboxylase kinase 2-like, with protein sequence MQSSPCSPHPVALHAAFDDADAVHLVVDLCAGGDLLSLLSARGGRLPEREAAGLAAQRPRSXXXXXXXXXXXXDVKPDNLLFDAATGTLKLADFGSAEWFGDGRPMTGLVGTPYYVAPEVVAGREYGEKVDVWSAGVMLRRGAQRRQRDGRPPPLGHRRLVAVQGRPAGLLVVLAVLPLELGREAVRDRGGLAEELGEAAEGAGERRRRRGPGAVGPEGLDCFFEEKLGT encoded by the exons ATGCAATCCAGTCCCTGCAGCCCGCACCCGGTCGCGCTCCACGCCGCCTTCGACGACGCGGACGCCGTGCACCTCGTCGTCGACCTCTGCGCCGGTGGGGACCTCCTCTCGCTCCTCTCCGCCCGTGGCGGCCGCCTCCccgagcgcgaggcggcggggctggcCGCGCAGCGTCCGCGCTC NNNNNNNNNNNNNNNNNNNNNNNNNNNNNNNNNNNNNGACGTCAAGCCTGACAACCTCCTCTTCGACGCCGCCACCGGCACGCTCAAGCTCGCCGACTTCGGTTCCGCGGAGTGGTTCGGGGACGGGCGGCCGATGACCGGGCTCGTCGGCACGCCGTACTACGTGGCGCCCGAGGTGGTGGCCGGGAGGGAGTACGGCGAGAAGGTGGACGTGTGGAGCGCCGGGGTGATGCTCCGCAGAGGAGCTCAGCGGCGACAGCGAGACGGCCGTCCTCCGCCGCTTGGGCACCGGCGGCTAGTCGCGGTACAGGGGAGACCCGCCGGTCTCCTCGTCGTCTTGGCGGTCCTCCCGCTCGAGCTTGGGCGCGAGGCGGTGCGGGACCGAGGGGGCCTGGCGGAGGAGCTTGGCGAAGCGGCAGAGGGAGccggagagcggcggcggcgacgagggcctGGAGCGGTCGGCCCGGAGGGACTGGATTGCTTTTTTGAAGAAAAACTAGGGACCTGA